DNA sequence from the Streptomyces sp. CA-210063 genome:
CGGGGGCGGGGGCGGGGCCGCGCGGTCCGAGGCCCCGCTCAACGAGACGTCCGGCATCTCCGGCATCGAGGACGTGAACCCGGACGTGGACGTGGAGGGTGTGCCGGCGGCGCCGCAGGGGCGGGCCGCGCGGCGGCGCCAGCTGGCGCGGTGGAAGAAGAACCAGCGCCGGGCCGTGGTCGCGACCGCCGTCGCGCTGGTCGGCGGCGGCCTGACCGTCATCGGGATGGACCGGCAGTCCACCGACCGCACCCAGGCGGCCACGGCGCCGGACGCCGAGAGCCTGGGCGGCGTCGAGGAGCAGGGCTCGCAGCGCGGCCGTACGTCGGCGACGGAGACCGACGACACCCGGCGCACCTCGGACACCCCCGCCAAGCGGTCACCGGGCACCAGCACCTCGCGCAGCGACCGCTCGGCCGTCGATACGCCGAACTCCCGCGAGGGCGACCCCAACACGCCGCGGACGGCCTCGCCGACGCCGTCCGCCGAGCAGGCGCGGACCGGCTCCTCCAGCAACGGCAAGACGGCCACCGACGCCGCGACCGGCACACCGACGGACAAGGCGACCACGCCTCCGGCCGCCGACGACGCCGGCTCCTCGACGGACACGGGCACGGGCACGGGCACCGACACCGGCACGGACACGGGCAGCGGCACGGACTCCGGCTCGGACACGGGCACGGGCACGGGCACGTCGGGCGGTTCGAGCTCCGACACGGCGACGACTTCACCGTCGGGGCTGTGCCTGCTCGGC
Encoded proteins:
- a CDS encoding SCO2400 family protein, translated to MDYCTSCRRHLNGALVCPGCGAYAPDIAPAAIDSRVGPSRATGTTGTTGTTTGSVMLPMVPTVPAATWEYGATDGGWHEDAPAHGLADHGLVGDEFAEDRFAADEYGTGRLAGDGFATDRLATDGFSADRSAAGAPAAGLGLGGNGGGGGAARSEAPLNETSGISGIEDVNPDVDVEGVPAAPQGRAARRRQLARWKKNQRRAVVATAVALVGGGLTVIGMDRQSTDRTQAATAPDAESLGGVEEQGSQRGRTSATETDDTRRTSDTPAKRSPGTSTSRSDRSAVDTPNSREGDPNTPRTASPTPSAEQARTGSSSNGKTATDAATGTPTDKATTPPAADDAGSSTDTGTGTGTDTGTDTGSGTDSGSDTGTGTGTSGGSSSDTATTSPSGLCLLGIVCVS